One window from the genome of Mucilaginibacter ginsenosidivorans encodes:
- a CDS encoding vWA domain-containing protein, with amino-acid sequence MEFAHPLFFWLLLVIPVMVAWYIWREQKLQGTLSVSAVKGFSLSSKSILPRMRHLAIVLRSLAVAALIVALARPQTSLSWQNTTTEGIDIVIASDISGSMLAEDFTPNRLEAGKNIAIDFIKARPDDRIGLVIFSGESFTQCPLTIDHDVLINLFKDVKNGMIDDGTAIGMGLATAVNRLKDSEAKSKVIILLTDGSNNTGSIPPITAAEIAKQFNIRVYTVGIGTHGYAPYPIQTPFGIQYQRMPVDVDEGTLTKIADITGGKYFRATDNRTLKNIYEHIDQMEKAKIAVTQYHKKTELFLPFALIALLCLTAEFLLKNTWLKGALT; translated from the coding sequence ATGGAATTTGCCCATCCACTATTTTTTTGGCTGTTGCTCGTGATCCCGGTAATGGTAGCCTGGTATATATGGCGCGAACAAAAATTGCAGGGCACTTTAAGCGTTTCGGCGGTTAAAGGCTTTTCCCTCTCGTCTAAAAGTATCCTTCCGCGGATGCGGCATTTGGCGATAGTTTTACGCTCGCTTGCCGTAGCTGCCCTTATCGTTGCGCTCGCAAGGCCGCAAACCTCGTTAAGCTGGCAAAATACAACCACCGAGGGTATTGATATAGTTATCGCCTCCGATATTTCGGGAAGTATGCTTGCCGAGGATTTTACGCCAAACAGGCTGGAGGCCGGGAAAAATATTGCCATCGACTTTATCAAGGCCCGCCCTGATGACCGTATCGGCCTGGTTATTTTTAGCGGCGAAAGCTTTACCCAATGCCCGCTGACCATCGATCATGATGTGCTGATCAACCTTTTTAAAGATGTCAAAAATGGAATGATAGACGACGGTACCGCTATTGGTATGGGGCTGGCCACTGCCGTAAACAGGTTAAAGGACAGCGAAGCAAAAAGTAAGGTGATCATCCTGCTTACAGATGGGTCGAACAATACAGGTTCGATACCGCCCATTACCGCTGCCGAAATAGCAAAACAGTTCAATATCAGGGTTTACACCGTGGGTATAGGCACTCATGGTTATGCCCCTTACCCTATACAAACACCATTTGGTATTCAATACCAGCGTATGCCGGTGGATGTGGACGAAGGAACGCTTACAAAGATAGCGGACATCACGGGTGGGAAATATTTCAGGGCTACCGATAACAGGACGCTTAAGAATATTTATGAGCATATCGACCAGATGGAGAAAGCAAAAATTGCCGTGACGCAATATCACAAAAAGACGGAATTGTTTTTGCCTTTCGCGTTGATCGCGCTGCTGTGCCTGACAGCGGAGTTTTTATTAAAGAATACCTGGTTGAAAGGAGCGTTAACCTGA
- a CDS encoding tetratricopeptide repeat protein yields MRYLIVVILCSLVCPRLLAQEKSYIKKGNALYGEKKYKEAEDSYRKSVAKKGGNVEGNFNLGDALYKQKKFADAGAQFDKLAQSDGKNKMLTAQAYHNLGNSLLENKKLEESIEAYKKALLNNPKDDETRYNLAYAQEKLKKQQNKNNKDNKNNKDNKDQQKQDKNNKNDQNKDKKDQDKNQNKPDQDKKDQQKQQNPDKLSKDDAERMLDALNNDEKQTQEKLKNKKLKGAKLKIDKDW; encoded by the coding sequence ATGAGGTATTTGATCGTAGTCATATTATGTTCATTGGTTTGTCCGCGGCTTTTGGCGCAGGAAAAAAGTTATATAAAAAAAGGTAACGCACTTTACGGCGAAAAGAAATATAAAGAAGCCGAAGATAGCTACCGCAAATCCGTCGCTAAAAAAGGCGGGAACGTGGAGGGTAATTTTAACTTAGGCGACGCACTATATAAACAAAAGAAGTTTGCCGATGCCGGTGCTCAATTTGATAAGCTGGCACAATCGGACGGGAAAAATAAGATGCTGACCGCCCAGGCCTATCATAACCTGGGTAATTCGCTGCTGGAAAACAAAAAACTGGAGGAGAGTATCGAAGCCTATAAAAAAGCCTTGTTGAATAACCCCAAGGATGATGAGACCCGTTATAACCTGGCTTATGCCCAGGAAAAGCTGAAAAAGCAGCAAAACAAGAACAATAAAGACAACAAAAATAATAAGGATAACAAAGACCAGCAGAAGCAGGATAAGAATAACAAGAACGATCAGAATAAGGACAAAAAGGATCAGGATAAAAACCAAAACAAGCCGGATCAGGACAAGAAAGATCAGCAGAAACAGCAAAATCCGGATAAGCTGTCAAAAGATGATGCCGAAAGGATGTTAGACGCTTTGAACAACGATGAGAAACAAACGCAGGAAAAATTAAAGAACAAAAAATTGAAAGGGGCCAAGCTGAAAATCGACAAGGATTGGTAA
- a CDS encoding BatD family protein, translated as MKNQFLRTVLALVILTCSFYKAGAQNIQAEAKLQQYTIRIGDQTKLFISVHQPANAHVNFPRLTDTITGKVIIVKANKPDTAYDQDNRSDVTVTQSYLITSFDAGTYTLPAFSIGSEGGVLKTNELTLQVETVKVDTTKAIYDIKQPMAVSYTFWDWLHDNWYWIAIPLVVLIGIIGLILYLRKRPKTEPVIQVAKPKVPPHIVALNKLNELRDKKLWQQGQVKQYYIELSDIIREYVEHRYETKTHEKTTDEIFTSLKYTDIAGVNKELLRQILVLADLVKFAKEKPLPADNEQSMDNAVAFVNNTQRVQLSENREGGNTHV; from the coding sequence ATGAAGAACCAGTTTTTGAGAACTGTCCTGGCTTTGGTAATTTTAACCTGTTCCTTTTATAAAGCCGGTGCACAAAATATACAAGCTGAAGCCAAACTGCAGCAGTACACCATCCGTATAGGCGATCAAACCAAACTGTTTATCAGCGTTCATCAGCCGGCAAATGCCCATGTCAATTTCCCCAGGTTAACAGACACCATTACAGGCAAGGTCATTATCGTAAAAGCCAACAAACCGGATACCGCCTACGACCAGGATAACCGCAGTGACGTAACGGTAACGCAAAGCTATCTCATCACCAGCTTCGACGCAGGTACCTATACTCTTCCCGCTTTCTCGATAGGTTCTGAAGGCGGCGTGCTTAAAACAAATGAACTGACGTTGCAGGTTGAAACCGTAAAAGTGGATACCACCAAGGCCATTTACGATATTAAGCAGCCTATGGCGGTAAGCTATACGTTTTGGGATTGGCTGCACGATAATTGGTACTGGATAGCCATTCCGCTGGTGGTGCTTATAGGTATTATCGGACTCATCTTATACCTGCGGAAACGGCCAAAAACCGAACCCGTTATCCAGGTGGCTAAACCGAAAGTACCGCCACACATAGTTGCTTTAAATAAACTGAATGAATTGCGCGACAAAAAGCTTTGGCAACAAGGGCAGGTAAAGCAATACTACATCGAATTAAGTGATATTATCCGCGAATATGTCGAACATCGGTACGAGACAAAAACGCATGAGAAAACTACCGACGAAATATTTACCAGCTTAAAGTACACAGACATTGCCGGCGTGAATAAGGAACTGTTAAGGCAGATTTTAGTTTTGGCCGACCTGGTAAAGTTCGCAAAGGAAAAACCGTTGCCTGCCGATAACGAGCAAAGCATGGACAACGCGGTCGCGTTTGTTAACAACACGCAACGGGTACAACTCAGTGAAAACAGGGAAGGGGGCAATACTCATGTTTAG
- a CDS encoding BatD family protein, protein MKARYLILIVLLFAIRPVLAQDVKFTASASKTTVGTGEQFEVSFSLNGNGGQFDPPDFGNFQILSGPNMSTSMESINGNTTVSSSYGFILMPVKEGDYTIGPATVVVNGRRLSTNPIKIKVVKGKPVPQGNQAQSGPDNSITEGSSADLSKSIFIKAIADKNSVYQGQQLVLTFRLYTKVGIEQSQVDNVPDLNGFWNEDIKQPQQTQWRVESYKGERYNVADIKKNILFPEHAGNITIDPMKMTFILRVQAPSRDVFDQFFGAYKEVKYKVSSAPLVVHVKPLPEAGKPVGFTGAVGNFSVQSSVDKTELKANDALNYKVKVSGSGNIKLLKTLNTGFPADFEKYDPKITDSVDENENGVSGTRVYNYLLIPRHQGDFDIEPLRFSYFNPATGRYSTLNGKGFHIKVAKGLTESNVTAFSADKQDVKMLEKDIRYIKTSDLELAKAGEQFFGSFGYYLMLLIGPVACFGAYAYRNRLRKYNSDVVKVKSRRAGKVAAKHLANAQKQLTATNTKAFYEDISKGLYGYLSDKLNIQYANLDRETIVSALKARSVSGLLTTQLLDTLDLCEMARYAPVTHISEKEVFEKAKGIINDIENEI, encoded by the coding sequence ATGAAAGCCAGGTATCTCATATTAATAGTATTGTTGTTTGCGATAAGACCGGTGCTTGCGCAGGATGTGAAGTTTACAGCATCTGCAAGCAAGACAACGGTTGGAACGGGCGAGCAATTCGAGGTGAGCTTTTCGTTGAACGGCAATGGCGGGCAGTTCGATCCTCCCGATTTTGGAAATTTCCAGATATTATCCGGGCCGAACATGTCTACCAGTATGGAGTCCATAAACGGTAATACCACCGTAAGCAGTTCTTACGGCTTCATCCTGATGCCGGTAAAGGAAGGCGATTATACGATAGGGCCAGCCACGGTTGTGGTGAACGGGCGCCGGCTCAGCACAAACCCCATCAAAATAAAGGTAGTAAAAGGAAAGCCCGTACCACAGGGAAACCAGGCACAAAGCGGGCCGGATAATAGCATTACCGAAGGCAGCTCCGCCGATCTATCCAAATCCATCTTCATAAAAGCCATAGCCGATAAAAACAGTGTGTACCAGGGGCAGCAGTTGGTGCTTACTTTTCGGCTGTACACCAAAGTAGGTATCGAACAGAGCCAGGTGGATAATGTACCCGACCTGAATGGTTTCTGGAACGAGGATATTAAACAGCCGCAGCAAACGCAATGGCGTGTCGAGTCCTACAAGGGCGAGCGTTACAATGTGGCCGATATCAAGAAAAATATCCTGTTCCCCGAGCATGCCGGCAACATTACCATCGACCCGATGAAGATGACCTTTATATTAAGGGTGCAGGCTCCGTCGAGGGATGTTTTCGACCAGTTTTTTGGAGCTTATAAGGAGGTGAAATATAAAGTAAGCAGCGCCCCCCTGGTGGTGCATGTAAAACCCCTTCCTGAAGCGGGCAAGCCCGTCGGTTTCACAGGCGCCGTAGGTAATTTTAGCGTACAAAGCTCGGTCGATAAAACGGAGCTCAAAGCTAATGACGCCTTAAATTATAAGGTTAAGGTGAGCGGCTCGGGCAATATCAAGCTTCTGAAAACACTGAACACCGGCTTCCCCGCTGATTTTGAAAAATACGACCCGAAAATAACCGACTCTGTTGATGAGAACGAGAACGGGGTATCGGGCACCCGGGTATATAATTACCTGCTTATTCCCAGGCACCAGGGCGATTTCGATATCGAACCGCTTAGGTTTTCATATTTCAATCCTGCTACTGGCAGGTACAGCACGCTTAACGGCAAAGGTTTTCATATCAAGGTTGCTAAAGGCTTAACAGAAAGCAATGTAACGGCATTTTCTGCAGATAAACAAGATGTGAAAATGCTTGAGAAAGATATCCGCTATATTAAAACAAGTGATTTGGAACTCGCGAAAGCCGGCGAGCAATTCTTTGGTTCTTTCGGCTACTATTTGATGTTGCTGATCGGCCCGGTGGCATGCTTCGGCGCCTACGCTTACCGCAACAGGTTGCGCAAATACAACAGCGATGTTGTAAAAGTAAAAAGCCGGCGAGCGGGAAAGGTGGCCGCCAAACACCTGGCCAACGCACAAAAACAGCTTACTGCTACCAATACCAAAGCGTTTTATGAAGATATATCAAAAGGCCTGTATGGCTACTTGAGCGATAAGTTAAACATTCAATATGCTAACCTCGACCGGGAAACCATTGTATCGGCCTTGAAAGCAAGGTCGGTGAGCGGGTTGCTTACCACACAGTTGCTGGATACCCTCGACCTATGCGAAATGGCCCGCTATGCGCCGGTAACACATATTTCGGAAAAGGAAGTATTTGAAAAAGCAAAAGGTATTATTAATGACATTGAAAATGAGATTTAA
- a CDS encoding DUF58 domain-containing protein, with product MAKDTKELLKKVRKIEIKTRGLSNHLFSGEYHSAFKGRGMAFSEVREYQLGDEIRTIDWNVTARFNHPYVKTFDEERELTVMLLMDVSGSGNFGTINQQKLDLATEICAVLAFSAIQNNDKVGVIFFSDKIEKFIPPKKGRSHILMIIRELIDFKPQNTGTNVAEALKYFTSAIKKRCTAFIISDFISPEFEAELKIANKKHDIIALRLFDKHEEEFPDLGLIPVKDEETGEVIWINTGDKKIRDAFKIEALKRNAHVKDVFSRSGVDTAGIGTHESYVKPLMTLFKKRERRR from the coding sequence ATGGCAAAAGACACCAAAGAGCTGCTTAAAAAGGTAAGGAAGATCGAAATAAAAACCCGGGGACTTAGCAACCACCTGTTTTCGGGCGAGTACCATTCGGCTTTCAAGGGGAGGGGTATGGCTTTTAGCGAGGTGCGTGAATACCAGTTAGGCGACGAGATACGAACAATCGACTGGAACGTAACCGCACGCTTTAATCACCCCTACGTTAAGACCTTTGACGAAGAAAGGGAACTTACGGTTATGCTGCTGATGGATGTAAGCGGTTCAGGTAATTTTGGTACCATCAACCAGCAAAAGCTGGACCTGGCTACCGAGATATGTGCCGTACTGGCTTTTTCGGCTATTCAAAATAATGATAAGGTTGGCGTGATATTCTTTAGTGATAAAATTGAGAAGTTTATCCCGCCGAAAAAAGGACGCAGCCATATCCTGATGATCATCAGGGAACTGATCGATTTCAAACCGCAAAACACGGGCACGAATGTGGCTGAAGCGCTTAAATATTTTACCAGCGCGATAAAAAAGCGATGCACAGCTTTTATCATATCCGATTTTATAAGTCCGGAATTTGAAGCCGAACTGAAGATAGCCAATAAAAAACATGATATCATCGCTTTGCGGTTGTTTGATAAGCACGAAGAGGAATTTCCCGACCTGGGATTGATCCCGGTGAAGGACGAGGAGACAGGCGAAGTGATATGGATAAACACCGGCGACAAAAAAATAAGGGACGCTTTTAAGATAGAGGCACTCAAACGAAACGCCCATGTAAAGGATGTATTCAGCCGCTCGGGTGTGGATACTGCGGGTATCGGCACACACGAATCGTATGTAAAACCATTAATGACATTGTTTAAAAAACGGGAAAGAAGAAGGTGA
- a CDS encoding SGNH/GDSL hydrolase family protein has translation MKLLKLSLLSLAICCAGCKKNTPVDPQNPDPQPQITPTIVILGSSTAVGDGASPIDSSWAKRMTATINKGGTKANVINLAAPGYVTYQAMPTGYHVASRPDPDTARNITKALSYKPALVIIAFPTNDIADNYSDDEIMNNYAKMAHTLDSAKVQYIIGGTQPRNFATADQRMRLKTLDDKIISTYTIHVDDSLDDLSNPDYSIKSVYSAGDGIHVNNAGHNVIYVATMKQPILTQVLGLK, from the coding sequence ATGAAGTTATTGAAGCTAAGCCTGTTGTCATTAGCGATATGCTGCGCAGGCTGTAAGAAAAACACTCCTGTTGATCCTCAGAATCCAGATCCCCAACCCCAGATTACACCTACCATAGTGATCCTCGGATCGTCCACCGCCGTTGGAGATGGCGCCTCGCCTATCGATTCATCTTGGGCAAAAAGAATGACCGCAACCATCAACAAGGGCGGCACAAAAGCCAACGTGATAAATCTCGCCGCGCCCGGCTATGTAACTTACCAGGCGATGCCTACAGGCTATCATGTTGCCTCAAGGCCCGATCCGGACACAGCAAGGAATATTACAAAGGCGCTGTCGTACAAACCTGCGCTGGTGATCATCGCGTTTCCAACAAACGATATTGCTGACAATTATTCGGATGACGAGATCATGAACAACTATGCAAAAATGGCTCATACGCTAGATTCGGCAAAAGTGCAATATATCATCGGAGGTACACAGCCGCGCAACTTTGCAACTGCCGACCAGCGGATGCGCCTGAAGACTTTGGACGATAAGATCATCAGCACCTACACTATCCATGTGGATGATTCGCTGGACGACCTGAGCAACCCTGACTATTCGATCAAAAGCGTTTACTCGGCCGGGGATGGCATTCATGTAAATAATGCGGGGCATAATGTGATCTATGTGGCCACTATGAAACAGCCGATATTGACCCAGGTACTTGGGTTAAAATAA
- a CDS encoding AAA family ATPase, whose translation MEDINTNAGHPSTDAPAATSSYSTDIRAINEMIQRESAFVDLLKMEMDKVIVGQKYMVERLLIGLLADGHILLEGVPGLAKTLAINTLSKAIQADFSRIQFTPDLLPADLIGTMIYNQKKEEFIVRKGPLFSNLILADEINRAPAKVQSALLEAMQERQVTIGDNTFPLPSPFLVLATQNPIEQEGTYPLPEAQVDRFMLKVVIGYPNKEDEKKIIRANIAPQGMLKPSPVVKPEDIVRARQVVREVYMDEKIEQYIIDIVFATRYPEQYKLSSYKNLISFGASPRASINLALAAKAYAFIKRRGYVIPEDVRAICHDVLRHRIGLTYEAEAENMTSEDIITGILNAVEVP comes from the coding sequence ATGGAAGATATAAATACGAATGCCGGGCATCCGTCTACCGATGCACCGGCAGCGACTTCATCTTATTCAACAGACATCAGGGCAATTAATGAAATGATACAGCGCGAAAGCGCCTTTGTCGATTTGTTAAAAATGGAGATGGATAAGGTAATTGTGGGCCAGAAATATATGGTGGAGCGCCTGTTGATAGGGTTGCTGGCCGATGGACACATATTGCTGGAGGGCGTGCCCGGATTGGCGAAGACATTGGCTATCAACACACTTTCGAAGGCTATACAGGCCGATTTCAGCCGTATCCAGTTTACTCCCGACCTGTTGCCCGCCGACCTTATAGGTACGATGATCTATAACCAGAAGAAAGAAGAATTTATTGTCAGGAAGGGGCCCTTATTTTCGAACCTGATCCTGGCTGATGAAATAAACCGCGCCCCGGCCAAGGTGCAAAGTGCGCTGCTGGAAGCCATGCAGGAACGGCAGGTTACCATTGGTGATAACACTTTTCCGCTCCCAAGTCCTTTCCTGGTACTGGCAACCCAAAACCCCATAGAGCAGGAGGGAACTTACCCGCTGCCCGAAGCACAGGTTGACCGTTTTATGCTGAAAGTAGTGATCGGTTACCCGAACAAGGAAGACGAAAAGAAGATCATACGCGCCAATATAGCACCGCAGGGCATGCTGAAGCCCAGTCCGGTTGTAAAGCCAGAGGACATTGTTCGCGCCCGCCAGGTGGTAAGGGAAGTGTACATGGATGAAAAGATAGAGCAGTATATAATCGATATTGTTTTTGCAACGCGCTACCCCGAACAATACAAACTTTCAAGCTATAAAAACCTGATAAGCTTTGGCGCATCGCCAAGGGCGAGCATTAACCTGGCGTTGGCGGCAAAGGCTTATGCTTTTATCAAGCGCAGGGGTTATGTGATCCCTGAAGATGTGCGGGCCATCTGCCACGACGTATTGCGGCACCGCATAGGGCTGACTTATGAGGCCGAAGCCGAAAACATGACGAGCGAAGACATTATTACCGGCATATTGAATGCGGTTGAAGTACCTTAA
- a CDS encoding TonB-dependent receptor, with protein sequence MSIIHNKDLGTKQKALAINLDPSIYGSFAEIGAGQDVAANFFKAGGSSGTIAKTMSAYDMVVSDAIYGAQKVRRYVSEQRLMAMLEHEYSLLIERLAVQRGENTTFFAFADTVSALNYHRTNDAHGWMGVRFQLEPNGPFNDVILHVKLLDTDNNLQQQTVGILGVNLLYACFYYHGNPLIFLLSLMDDMPRDRIQIDMIRFDGPGFDKVDNRLMSLHLVKYGFSDAALFGPDGQNLQPSEALYKKHIVMIRGRFRPIINVHLDMLNNGVKQFLQEPDVDKDNVVVITELTLQALKERDADQSAEIDEKDFLDRVDILCSLGQTVMISNFHEYYKLVAFLSKITKLKMGVVLGYPNLEYIFSEAHYQDLPGGILESFATLFSRKVKLFVYPTFKDGTIYNCLRFYPPPHLIDLYRYLIANNKIEDIRHYNEKNLHVQTDKVLQMIKHGEAGWEEYVPAEVAAMIKGRSLFGYAAPGAPAKTDTAATDSAGTVVDTA encoded by the coding sequence ATGAGTATCATCCATAATAAAGATCTTGGAACAAAACAAAAAGCCCTTGCCATCAATCTCGATCCATCTATTTACGGCTCGTTTGCCGAAATAGGCGCCGGCCAGGATGTAGCGGCCAACTTCTTTAAGGCGGGCGGTTCTTCGGGCACCATAGCTAAAACGATGTCGGCCTACGATATGGTGGTGTCAGATGCTATTTACGGTGCGCAGAAAGTACGGCGCTATGTGAGCGAGCAGCGCCTGATGGCAATGCTCGAACACGAATACAGCCTGCTTATCGAGCGACTGGCGGTACAACGGGGCGAAAACACAACTTTTTTTGCTTTTGCCGATACGGTTTCGGCGCTTAATTACCACCGGACAAACGATGCACACGGCTGGATGGGCGTGCGTTTTCAGCTGGAGCCAAACGGGCCGTTCAACGATGTTATCTTGCATGTCAAGTTGCTGGATACCGATAATAACCTGCAGCAGCAAACGGTAGGCATACTTGGGGTTAACCTGTTGTACGCCTGCTTCTATTATCACGGCAACCCGCTTATTTTCCTGCTTTCGCTAATGGACGATATGCCCCGCGATCGTATCCAGATAGATATGATCCGTTTCGACGGGCCGGGCTTTGACAAAGTTGATAACCGGCTGATGAGCCTTCACCTGGTTAAATACGGTTTTTCGGATGCTGCCCTGTTTGGTCCCGACGGCCAAAATCTGCAGCCATCGGAGGCCTTATATAAAAAGCACATCGTGATGATACGCGGGCGGTTCCGTCCCATTATCAACGTGCACCTGGATATGCTTAACAATGGCGTGAAGCAGTTTTTGCAGGAACCTGATGTGGATAAGGATAACGTTGTTGTTATTACTGAGCTTACATTACAGGCGCTGAAAGAACGGGATGCCGACCAAAGCGCGGAGATAGATGAAAAAGATTTCCTCGACCGCGTGGATATCCTTTGCTCGCTGGGCCAAACCGTAATGATCTCGAATTTTCACGAGTATTATAAACTCGTTGCTTTTCTTTCAAAGATCACCAAACTGAAAATGGGTGTGGTACTGGGGTATCCCAACCTGGAATATATTTTCTCCGAAGCTCATTACCAGGATCTTCCCGGCGGCATCCTCGAGTCGTTCGCCACATTGTTCAGCCGTAAAGTTAAGCTGTTCGTTTATCCTACGTTTAAGGATGGAACCATCTATAATTGCCTGCGCTTCTATCCGCCTCCACACCTGATCGATCTTTACCGCTATTTGATAGCAAATAATAAGATTGAGGATATTCGCCATTATAACGAAAAGAACCTTCATGTACAAACCGACAAGGTATTGCAGATGATAAAACATGGCGAAGCAGGATGGGAGGAATATGTACCTGCCGAAGTTGCCGCGATGATAAAAGGCCGTTCGTTGTTTGGTTATGCCGCGCCGGGTGCGCCCGCCAAAACGGATACTGCCGCTACTGACAGCGCCGGAACAGTGGTTGACACCGCCTGA
- a CDS encoding vWA domain-containing protein, with product MLRFANIEFLWGLAIIPAFILLYIMINRWKKRAFAQLGDKNVVSLLIPQVSFSRPWLKFILFMIAYAAMIVAVADPQIGSKMEEEKRKGADLMILLDVSNSMLAQDMSPNRLENAKLAITQLIDNLHNDRIGIIVFAGEAYVQLPVTTDYSAAKLFLNTINTNMVPTQGTAIGAAIDLGMKSFDFKDGTGKAMIIITDGENHEDDAVAAAHEAADKDVMVNVIGMGSENGAPIPVYQNGKQVGFHTDSAGHTVVSKLNEDMCKEITAAGKGAYVRATNANSGLNIVMDQIGKVQRKTYDSKTFKDFEDRFQFFLGFAFLLLIIEFFISNRKNLKLSGLRLFEVKKT from the coding sequence ATGCTGCGATTTGCAAATATCGAATTTTTGTGGGGGCTGGCCATCATACCGGCTTTCATCCTGCTTTATATTATGATAAACAGGTGGAAGAAGCGTGCGTTTGCTCAATTGGGGGATAAAAATGTGGTTAGCCTGCTGATACCGCAGGTGTCGTTCTCCAGGCCTTGGCTAAAGTTTATCCTGTTTATGATAGCGTATGCCGCTATGATAGTTGCCGTTGCCGACCCGCAGATAGGTTCGAAAATGGAGGAGGAAAAACGAAAAGGCGCTGACCTCATGATCCTGCTTGATGTTTCGAACAGCATGCTCGCTCAGGATATGTCGCCTAACAGGCTCGAAAATGCTAAATTGGCCATTACGCAGCTCATTGACAACCTGCATAACGACCGCATCGGCATCATCGTTTTTGCAGGCGAAGCCTATGTGCAGTTGCCCGTAACTACCGATTATTCTGCTGCCAAGCTATTCCTGAACACCATCAATACCAACATGGTGCCGACACAGGGCACAGCGATAGGCGCCGCGATAGACCTTGGGATGAAATCATTTGATTTTAAGGATGGCACCGGTAAAGCAATGATCATTATAACCGATGGCGAGAACCACGAAGATGACGCGGTTGCCGCCGCGCATGAGGCCGCAGATAAGGATGTGATGGTAAACGTGATCGGGATGGGGTCGGAGAACGGCGCGCCGATACCGGTTTATCAAAACGGGAAACAGGTTGGCTTTCATACCGATAGCGCCGGGCATACGGTGGTAAGCAAGCTGAACGAGGATATGTGTAAAGAGATCACCGCTGCAGGCAAAGGCGCTTATGTAAGGGCCACGAATGCGAACAGCGGGCTTAATATCGTGATGGATCAGATAGGTAAAGTGCAGCGAAAAACTTACGACAGTAAAACCTTTAAGGATTTTGAGGACCGTTTCCAATTTTTCCTCGGTTTTGCATTCCTGTTATTGATCATCGAATTTTTTATTTCGAACCGAAAGAATTTAAAGCTAAGCGGTTTGAGGCTATTTGAAGTGAAAAAGACATGA
- a CDS encoding tetratricopeptide repeat protein, whose amino-acid sequence MRFKRSLRILLFFGWFSLPLFCFGDSEADNLFSQANALYGKGQYSAATKDYKKLMDDGYASVALYFNAGNASYKNGDIASAILYYEKAHKLSPGDDDINFNLKYANLKTADKVDAAPEFFLSRWWKGLILSVPLSTLSVLSIIFVLTGAAALTLYFFAEVVILKKTAFYFAIALFFLGVFAIFIAGSQASYFDNHRQAIVFTSSVNVKSGPVERSGTLFVLHDGTKVDVLDNSGGWVKIRLANGSEGWIQQSDIKEI is encoded by the coding sequence ATGAGATTTAAAAGATCGCTTAGGATATTGCTCTTTTTTGGATGGTTTTCGTTGCCGTTGTTTTGTTTTGGCGACAGCGAGGCAGACAATCTCTTTTCGCAGGCCAATGCTTTGTATGGAAAAGGGCAGTACAGCGCTGCTACGAAGGATTACAAAAAATTGATGGATGATGGGTACGCATCCGTCGCGCTTTATTTTAATGCAGGGAACGCAAGCTATAAAAACGGCGACATCGCTTCGGCTATACTTTACTATGAAAAGGCGCACAAACTTTCACCCGGCGACGACGATATTAATTTCAACCTGAAATACGCCAATTTGAAAACCGCAGATAAAGTGGATGCCGCCCCGGAATTCTTTTTAAGCAGGTGGTGGAAGGGGCTGATCTTAAGTGTCCCATTAAGCACATTATCCGTGCTGAGCATTATTTTTGTACTGACCGGAGCAGCAGCCTTGACACTTTATTTCTTTGCAGAAGTAGTAATACTTAAAAAAACGGCCTTCTATTTCGCTATCGCCCTGTTCTTTTTGGGCGTCTTTGCCATTTTCATCGCAGGCAGCCAGGCCAGCTATTTCGACAATCATCGTCAAGCTATCGTATTCACCAGTTCGGTTAACGTAAAAAGTGGTCCAGTAGAACGGTCAGGAACCTTATTTGTACTGCATGACGGCACCAAGGTGGATGTTCTCGACAATAGCGGCGGCTGGGTAAAAATAAGACTGGCCAATGGCAGCGAAGGCTGGATACAGCAGTCTGATATCAAAGAAATTTAA